Proteins encoded within one genomic window of Dyadobacter chenhuakuii:
- a CDS encoding mannose-1-phosphate guanylyltransferase has translation MQDSYVIIMAGGVGTRFWPFSRTDFPKQFHDVLGTGKTLLQQTVDRFDGVCPIENIYIVTSHEYKGIVKEQIPSLTDDQILCEPNRRNTAPCIAYACYKIAAKNPNANVVVAPADHIILKEENFRDTINIALGATRNEDILVTLGIQPSRPDTGYGYIQYIPDKLTVKKVKSFTEKPHLELALQFLDSGDFVWNAGIFVWNINAFKKALKKFQPNIAEIFEGGDSHYYLESEDAFVQRAYQHCGSISIDNGIMEKADNVHVVLSNFGWSDLGTWKSLYEVSEKDANLNVTDGKLILHNTTNSIIKTPKDKLVVVNGLDGFIVAEYDGVLLICRKEDEQKVKEFVAEAKEIDVKYV, from the coding sequence ATGCAGGATTCTTATGTAATTATAATGGCCGGTGGAGTTGGTACGAGGTTCTGGCCTTTCAGCAGAACAGACTTCCCTAAACAGTTTCACGATGTGTTGGGAACCGGTAAGACACTTTTGCAGCAGACAGTTGATCGTTTCGACGGCGTTTGCCCGATCGAGAATATTTATATCGTAACAAGTCATGAATACAAGGGCATTGTTAAGGAGCAGATTCCGTCTTTAACGGATGATCAGATCCTTTGCGAGCCCAACAGGCGTAATACTGCACCTTGCATTGCTTACGCTTGTTATAAGATCGCAGCTAAAAATCCGAATGCGAATGTGGTTGTGGCTCCGGCTGACCACATTATTTTGAAGGAGGAAAATTTTAGGGACACTATTAATATCGCTCTGGGCGCGACGCGTAACGAGGACATTCTGGTGACGCTGGGAATTCAGCCAAGCCGTCCAGACACGGGATATGGCTACATTCAATACATTCCGGACAAACTGACGGTTAAGAAAGTAAAGTCGTTCACAGAGAAGCCACATTTGGAATTGGCGCTTCAATTCCTGGATAGTGGTGATTTTGTATGGAATGCGGGGATTTTTGTGTGGAACATTAATGCTTTCAAAAAAGCGTTGAAGAAGTTTCAGCCTAACATTGCCGAGATCTTTGAAGGTGGAGACAGTCATTATTATCTTGAAAGCGAAGATGCATTTGTTCAGAGGGCTTACCAGCATTGCGGCAGCATTTCTATCGACAACGGAATCATGGAAAAGGCTGATAATGTGCATGTTGTGCTAAGTAATTTTGGATGGTCGGATCTGGGAACCTGGAAGTCGCTTTACGAAGTTTCTGAAAAAGACGCCAATCTGAATGTTACAGACGGCAAGCTGATCCTGCATAACACGACGAATTCTATCATCAAAACGCCAAAAGACAAATTAGTGGTTGTCAACGGCCTGGACGGCTTCATCGTCGCCGAGTACGACGGCGTTTTGCTCATCTGCCGTAAAGAAGACGAGCAGAAAGTGAAAGAGTTTGTGGCGGAAGCGAAGGAGATAGATGTAAAGTATGTGTAA